One window of the Gavia stellata isolate bGavSte3 chromosome 9, bGavSte3.hap2, whole genome shotgun sequence genome contains the following:
- the ELOB gene encoding elongin-B, translated as MDVYLMIRRHKTTIFTEAKEMTTVHELKKVVEGILKRPPAEQQLYKDDQLLDDDNKTLLDFGLSSQSCRPHVPATVGLALFRPGNGTFEPLRIDPFSSTPELPDVTKSRESGSSSSEQALL; from the coding sequence ATGGATGTCTACTTGATGATTCGCCGTCACAAGACAACAATCTTCACTGAGGCCAAAGAGATGACAACTGTGCATGAGTTGAAAAAGGTGGTGGAGGGAATACTGAAGAGGCCAccggcagagcagcagctctacAAAGATGACCAGCTGCTTGATGATGACAACAAGACTTTGCTAGACTTTGGCTTAAGCAGCCAAAGCTGCCGTCCTCATGTTCCTGCCACAGTGGGCTTGGCTTTATTCAGACCTGGCAATGGCACCTTTGAACCGTTGCGTATTGACCCCTTCTCAAGCACCCCTGAGCTACCTGATGTTACGAAGTCACGGGAGTCTGGTAGCAGCTCCAGTGAGCAAGCCTTGCTCTAA
- the NPY4R2 gene encoding neuropeptide Y receptor type 4-2, which produces MNKTRAVNDGFPFLNSKNLSSNRSFPVHISNQCRNITDLTVFLATSYSLETVLGIVGNICLIAVIARQKEKANVTNILISNLIISDLFMCLVCLPFTVVYTMMDYWIFGEVMCKMTSFTQCTSVTVSILSLVLIALERHQLIINPTGWRPRISQAYLGIGVIWTLACLMSLPFLTTSILSNDLYEQLSHIMNFSTDKVICIDSWPSEQHRLIYTTTLLLLQYCIPLFFIILCYLRIYLRLQKRKDMFEKSEYSNRAVQLRRINILLASMVAAFAVCWLPLHVFNTIVDWNYKIISPCHHNLIFSLCHLVAMASTCVNPVIYGFLNSNFKKEVKSLILSCQHNSVTASMEEYDHFPLSTMQTEISKGSLMLNCRHNSI; this is translated from the coding sequence ATGAATAAGACAAGGGCTGTTAATGatggttttcctttcctgaacaGTAAGAACTTGAGCTCAAACCGAAGCTTCCCTGTGCACATTTCTAATCAGTGCAGGAATATCACTGACCTTACTGTCTTTTTGGCCACATCTTACAGCCTGGAGACTGTCCTAGGCATTGTGGGAAACATCTGTCTGATTGCTGTCATCgccaggcagaaggaaaaggcCAATGTCACCAACATCTTAATTTCCAACTTAATAATTTCAGACTTGTTTATGTGTCTTGTCTGTCTGCCTTTCACCGTTGTTTACACCATGATGGACTACTGGATATTTGGGGAAGTCATGTGCAAAATGACCTCTTTTACTCAGTGCACCTCTGTGACAGTGTCAATTCTTTCCCTTGTCCTTATTGCTCTGGAAAGACACCAGCTCATCATAAACCCAACTGGCTGGAGGCCACGTATCTCCCAAGCCTATCTAGGAATTGGAGTAATTTGGACTTTAGCATGTCTCATGTCCCTACCTTTTTTGACCACATCCATCTTGTCTAATGATTTGTATGAGCAGCTCTCACACATCATGAATTTTTCCACTGACAAGGTCATATGCATTGACTCATGGCCTTCTGAGCAACACAGACTTATCTACACTACCACTTTACTGCTCTTGCAATATTGCATCCCACTGTTCTTCATTATACTTTGCTACCTGCGCATCTATTTACGTCtacagaagagaaaggacaTGTTTGAGAAGAGTGAATACAGCAACCGAGCAGTTCAGCTGAGAAGgataaatattttgttagcATCCATGGTTGCTGCTTTTGCCGTTTGCTGGCTACCACTGCATGTTTTCAACACCATTGTGGACTGGAATTACAAAATCATTTCACCCTGCCACCACAATCTGATCTTCTCATTGTGCCACCTGGTAGCTATGGCTTCCACCTGTGTCAACCCTGTTATCTATGGTTTCCTAAATAGCAACTTCAAAAAAGAAGTGAAGTCACTGATTCTGAGCTGCCAGCACAATTCAGTAACTGCATCAATGGAAGAATATGATCATTTCCCCTTATCCACCATGCAGACTGAAATCTCTAAGGGCTCACTGATGTTGAACTGCAGGCATAATTCTATCTAG